The following are encoded together in the Lactuca sativa cultivar Salinas chromosome 1, Lsat_Salinas_v11, whole genome shotgun sequence genome:
- the LOC111891695 gene encoding chaperone protein dnaJ 50, whose amino-acid sequence MATTSFHRYAVVSLLMIFFIQPSISIYCDEDDCYDLLGVSQNANASEIKKAYYKLSLKHHPDKNPDPESKKLFVKIANAYEILKDEATRGQYDYAIEHPEEVFYNTARYYHAYYGHKTDPRAVLVGLLLILSAFQYLNQWTRYHQAIDMVKRTPAYKNKLKALELERTGALSSKKKGGYKLDKKTQEELSKELELQIKGAEKPSMWGLLAVRFILLPYTLGKLVLWHGSWYWRYKINRTSYSWEDASYLTRRALGAPPDSWEYLDESTKKDLINRRLWVKSNLEIYLAEMRKESKRRR is encoded by the exons ATGGCTACGACGTCGTTCCATCGTTACGCCGTCGTATCGCTTCTCATGATCTTCTTCATACAACCTTCGATCTCCATTTACTGCGACGAAGATGATTGCTACGATCTACTAGG GGTTTCTCAAAATGCAAATGCATCTGAAATCAAGAAAGCTTACTATAAGCTCTCATTGAAACA TCATCCGGATAAAAACCCAGATCCCGAATCGAAAAAATTGTTTGTAAAAATTGCAAATGCTTACGAG ATCTTAAAAGATGAAGCTACAAGAGGGCAATATGATTATGCAATTGAGCACCCAGAGGAG gtgttttataataCAGCTCGCTATTATCATGCTTATTATGGTCATAAAACG GATCCTCGTGCTGTTTTAGTGGGACTTCTTCTAATTCTCTCAGCATTTCAATATTTGAATCAGTGGACAAGGTATCATCAG GCTATTGACATGGTGAAAAGAACACCAGCATACAAAAACAAGTTGAAGGCATTGGAACTTGAACGCACTGGAGCATTGTCAAGCAAAAAGAAGGGTGGTTACAAGCTTGACAA GAAAACACAGGAAGAGCTTAGCAAGGAACTTGAACTACAAATAAAAGGTGCTGAAAAGCCATCAATGTGGGGACTTCTTGCTGTTCGTTTTATACTTTTGCCATACACTCTTGGAAAG tTAGTTTTATGGCATGGATCTTGGTATTGGAGATACAAGATAAATAGAACTTCATATTCTTGGGAAGATGCATCTTACTTGACAAGAAGAGCACTTGGGGCACCTCCTGATTCATGGGAGTATCTTG ATGAGTCAACCAAGAAAGATCTCATTAATCGACGTTTATGGGTGAAGTCAAACTTAGAGATCTACCTTGCTGAGATGCGAAAAGAGTCAAAGAGGAGAAGGTAA